The following proteins come from a genomic window of Varunaivibrio sulfuroxidans:
- the aroC gene encoding chorismate synthase produces the protein MTGNSFGHLFKVGTFGESHGPAIGCVIDGVPPGIALCEGDIQADLDRRKPGQSRFTTQRREPDVVQILSGVFEGRTTGTPIGLLIVNQDQRSKDYGDIKDKFRPGHADYTYFKKYGVRDYRGGGRSSARETATRVAAGAVARKVLGGGIAVRGALIAVGDNAIDRARWNWDEIDKNPFFCPDPRAAEQWATYLDAIRKDGSSIGAVVEIIASGVPAGLGAPVFDRLDADIAKALMSIPAVKGIEIGAGFAAAALRGEENADEIHLENGTPAFLSNNAGGTLGGISSGQDIVARFAVKPTSSILKPRQTLTTGGRETTIVTKGRHDPCVGIRAVPVGEAMVAITLADHLLRHKAQCG, from the coding sequence ATGACCGGTAATTCCTTCGGCCACCTGTTCAAGGTCGGCACCTTCGGTGAAAGCCACGGCCCCGCGATCGGGTGCGTCATCGACGGCGTTCCCCCCGGAATCGCCCTGTGCGAAGGCGACATCCAAGCCGATCTCGATCGGCGAAAACCGGGGCAATCGCGCTTCACCACCCAGCGCCGCGAACCCGACGTCGTGCAAATTCTCTCCGGCGTCTTCGAAGGCCGCACCACGGGAACGCCGATTGGCCTTTTGATCGTCAACCAAGATCAACGCTCCAAGGATTACGGCGACATCAAGGACAAATTCCGCCCCGGTCACGCCGACTATACCTATTTCAAGAAATACGGCGTACGCGATTATCGCGGCGGCGGACGGTCCAGCGCGCGCGAGACCGCGACGCGCGTCGCCGCCGGGGCGGTCGCGCGCAAGGTGCTGGGAGGCGGGATCGCCGTTCGCGGCGCGCTGATCGCCGTCGGGGACAACGCCATCGACCGGGCGCGCTGGAATTGGGACGAGATCGACAAAAATCCTTTTTTCTGTCCCGATCCCCGCGCCGCCGAACAGTGGGCGACCTATCTCGACGCCATCCGCAAGGACGGGTCGAGCATCGGCGCCGTCGTCGAAATCATCGCCTCGGGCGTTCCGGCGGGCCTCGGCGCCCCCGTTTTCGATCGCCTCGACGCCGACATCGCCAAGGCCCTAATGTCGATCCCCGCCGTCAAGGGGATTGAAATCGGCGCCGGATTCGCCGCCGCCGCCCTGCGCGGCGAGGAAAACGCCGACGAAATTCACCTCGAGAATGGAACGCCCGCGTTCCTCTCCAACAACGCCGGGGGCACCTTGGGCGGTATTTCCAGCGGCCAGGATATTGTCGCGCGCTTCGCCGTCAAACCCACCAGCTCGATTCTCAAGCCCCGACAAACACTGACCACCGGCGGGCGAGAGACCACGATCGTCACCAAGGGCCGTCACGACCCATGCGTCGGCATTCGGGCGGTTCCCGTCGGTGAGGCCATGGTGGCGATCACCTTGGCCGACCATCTGCTACGGCATAAGGCGCAATGCGGTTAA
- a CDS encoding rhodanese-like domain-containing protein, whose translation MSVHALPIEPAPIVNECTAHEAAAMVREGEAFLVDVREVSEYENERIPGAFLMPLSFFDAEHFPWIAAQKIILHCAVGKRSAAAAKQLVAVGLGGVYNMVGGLNAWKDGGLPVETD comes from the coding sequence ATGAGTGTTCACGCCTTACCCATCGAACCCGCCCCCATCGTTAACGAATGCACCGCCCACGAAGCCGCGGCCATGGTGCGCGAGGGCGAAGCGTTCCTGGTTGATGTCCGCGAGGTTAGCGAATACGAAAACGAACGTATTCCCGGCGCCTTCCTGATGCCCCTGTCGTTTTTCGACGCCGAACATTTCCCCTGGATCGCGGCGCAGAAGATCATCCTGCATTGCGCCGTGGGCAAGCGCTCGGCGGCGGCGGCCAAACAGCTTGTCGCCGTCGGTCTCGGCGGGGTCTATAACATGGTGGGTGGGCTCAACGCCTGGAAAGACGGCGGCCTTCCGGTCGAGACCGACTAA
- the fabI gene encoding enoyl-ACP reductase FabI: protein MTANTALMEGKKGLIMGVANNRSIAWGIAKAAHAQGAELAFTYQGEALLKRITPLAGEVGAEIVLPCDVTDEGSVDAVFTHLQEKWGALDFVVHAVAYSDKDELKGRYLDTTRENFNRSLDISCYSFTAVCQRAAPLMNDGGSLLTLTYYGAEKVIPHYNVMGVAKAALEASVRYLAADMGAQNVRVNALSAGPMKTLAASGIGDFRYILKWNELNAPLKRNVSLEDVGGAGLYLLSNLSNGVTGEIHHVDSGYNIVGMKAVDAPDISTV from the coding sequence ATGACCGCGAATACGGCGTTGATGGAAGGCAAAAAGGGCTTGATCATGGGGGTTGCCAACAACCGCTCGATCGCATGGGGGATCGCCAAGGCGGCTCATGCGCAAGGCGCGGAATTAGCTTTTACCTATCAGGGTGAGGCTTTGCTAAAGCGCATCACTCCGCTCGCCGGGGAGGTCGGCGCCGAGATCGTCTTGCCTTGCGACGTTACCGACGAAGGCAGTGTCGATGCCGTTTTCACCCACTTGCAGGAAAAATGGGGCGCCCTGGACTTTGTCGTCCACGCCGTCGCTTATTCCGACAAAGACGAACTGAAGGGGCGTTACCTCGACACGACGCGGGAAAACTTCAATCGAAGCCTGGATATTTCATGCTATTCCTTCACCGCCGTATGTCAGCGCGCCGCCCCCCTGATGAACGATGGCGGCAGCCTGCTGACGCTGACCTACTACGGCGCCGAAAAAGTCATTCCCCACTACAACGTGATGGGCGTCGCCAAGGCGGCGTTGGAGGCCAGCGTGCGCTATCTGGCGGCGGATATGGGGGCCCAAAACGTCCGCGTCAACGCCCTCTCGGCGGGACCGATGAAAACGCTCGCGGCGTCGGGGATCGGTGACTTCCGCTATATCTTGAAATGGAACGAGCTCAACGCGCCGCTCAAGCGCAACGTCAGTCTCGAAGACGTCGGCGGCGCCGGACTTTACCTCCTGTCGAACCTATCCAACGGCGTTACCGGCGAAATCCACCACGTCGATAGCGGCTATAACATCGTCGGCATGAAGGCCGTCGACGCCCCCGATATTTCCACCGTATAA
- a CDS encoding YihY family inner membrane protein has product MRQDFVPELKRFAIVVWRRFVDDRCMRVAAALSYTTLLSVVPLSAIAFAILRGFPVFKGVRADIQTWVFQNFLPDAIENVNQHLDHYIANTGGMTALGIVGLAVTAILLFATIESALNEIFRVAQARALIPRLLIFWSVITLGPLLMGASFSVGGYVFIQNNVAQIDMLRGLWGWVTRLLPTLLSMAAFTVFYTAVPNRPVRLMHGLIGGVIAGLLFALLRKGFTLYVLAFPAYETMYGAVSSIPFFLVWLFLSWAVVLIGAVVCAALPSWATPLAEARAAGGAPLRPGEKLALAVEVAGHLDQGARTGELCTRETLTRDVHHHGDDLDAMLEILEKAGIIALCENGRYLFARDLDSVTILDLYRALGLDVELQNESARQTPWRAALARTLRGLGESQHDHLARSLKTIVRPE; this is encoded by the coding sequence ATGCGTCAAGATTTCGTTCCCGAACTGAAACGCTTCGCCATTGTCGTTTGGCGGCGGTTCGTCGATGACAGGTGCATGCGCGTCGCGGCGGCGCTCAGCTATACGACGCTCTTGTCTGTGGTGCCCCTCAGTGCGATCGCCTTTGCGATTTTGCGGGGCTTTCCAGTTTTCAAGGGGGTGCGGGCCGATATCCAGACCTGGGTGTTTCAAAATTTTCTCCCCGACGCCATCGAAAACGTCAATCAGCACTTGGATCATTATATCGCCAACACGGGGGGGATGACGGCCCTGGGGATCGTTGGTCTGGCGGTTACCGCGATTTTACTGTTCGCGACCATAGAATCGGCGCTTAACGAAATTTTTCGGGTCGCCCAGGCGCGGGCGCTGATCCCTCGACTGTTGATTTTTTGGTCGGTGATCACCCTGGGGCCGTTGTTGATGGGGGCCAGTTTTTCCGTCGGCGGCTATGTTTTTATCCAAAATAACGTTGCTCAAATCGACATGTTGAGGGGGCTTTGGGGTTGGGTCACCCGGCTTTTGCCCACGTTATTGTCGATGGCGGCGTTTACGGTATTTTACACCGCCGTGCCCAATCGTCCGGTGCGTCTTATGCATGGCCTGATCGGGGGGGTGATCGCGGGGCTCTTGTTCGCCCTTTTGCGCAAGGGGTTCACGCTGTATGTTCTGGCTTTCCCCGCCTACGAAACCATGTACGGCGCAGTGTCGTCGATCCCGTTTTTTCTGGTTTGGCTTTTCCTGTCATGGGCGGTGGTATTGATCGGTGCGGTCGTGTGCGCGGCGCTGCCGTCGTGGGCGACCCCCCTTGCGGAAGCGCGGGCGGCGGGTGGCGCTCCCCTACGGCCCGGCGAAAAATTGGCCCTGGCGGTCGAGGTGGCGGGCCATCTCGATCAAGGCGCGCGCACGGGGGAATTGTGCACTCGCGAAACCCTGACACGTGATGTTCATCACCACGGTGACGACCTGGACGCGATGTTGGAGATTCTAGAAAAGGCGGGAATTATCGCGCTTTGCGAGAATGGTCGTTATTTGTTCGCCCGCGATCTGGATTCGGTAACGATTTTAGACCTCTATCGCGCCCTGGGGCTGGATGTCGAGCTGCAAAACGAAAGCGCACGGCAGACGCCCTGGCGTGCGGCGTTGGCGCGCACCTTGCGGGGGCTCGGCGAAAGTCAGCACGATCATCTGGCCCGTTCTTTGAAAACGATCGTCCGCCCCGAGTAG
- a CDS encoding TlyA family RNA methyltransferase: protein MNDTPKKPKAAKVRLDQLLVDRGLAESRPRAQAMVMAGQVLSNTRRLDKSGLKVAQDIAIELKGQDHPWVSRGGLKLERGLNAFAIDPTGALCIDVGASTGGFTDVLLQRGAARVYAVDVGHGQLAWKLRGDPRVVVLERTNARHLGAEQIPEMIDLVVCDASFIGLRTVLPAALGLVRPGGAVVALIKPQFEVGKGRVGKGGVVRDPVLHREVCADIEGWLSGLAGWTVLGIDESPIKGPQGNVEFLIGGRFDGAPAAADAKMSPAPTDQ, encoded by the coding sequence ATGAACGATACCCCCAAAAAGCCCAAGGCGGCGAAAGTCAGGCTCGACCAATTGCTGGTCGATCGCGGCTTGGCGGAAAGTCGCCCGCGCGCCCAAGCGATGGTGATGGCGGGCCAAGTTCTGAGCAACACCCGCCGCCTCGACAAGTCGGGTCTCAAGGTCGCCCAGGATATCGCGATCGAACTCAAGGGCCAAGATCACCCTTGGGTGTCGCGAGGTGGCTTGAAACTGGAGCGCGGCCTAAACGCCTTCGCGATCGACCCCACGGGGGCGCTCTGCATCGATGTCGGGGCCTCGACCGGGGGGTTCACCGATGTTTTGTTGCAGCGCGGCGCGGCGCGGGTTTACGCGGTCGATGTCGGCCATGGCCAATTGGCGTGGAAACTGCGCGGCGACCCCCGTGTCGTCGTTCTGGAACGCACCAATGCGCGCCATTTGGGTGCGGAACAAATCCCCGAGATGATCGACCTGGTGGTCTGTGACGCCAGCTTTATCGGCCTGCGGACCGTGCTGCCCGCGGCGCTGGGTTTGGTGCGCCCCGGTGGGGCGGTGGTCGCCCTGATCAAGCCGCAGTTCGAAGTCGGCAAGGGCCGGGTCGGCAAGGGCGGCGTGGTGCGCGATCCCGTATTGCACCGTGAGGTTTGCGCGGATATCGAAGGCTGGTTGTCCGGGCTTGCCGGGTGGACCGTTCTGGGGATCGATGAAAGCCCGATCAAAGGGCCGCAGGGCAATGTCGAATTTTTGATCGGGGGGCGCTTTGACGGCGCGCCCGCGGCGGCGGACGCCAAAATGTCGCCTGCGCCGACCGATCAATGA